In the Ursus arctos isolate Adak ecotype North America unplaced genomic scaffold, UrsArc2.0 scaffold_30, whole genome shotgun sequence genome, one interval contains:
- the ATP5F1C gene encoding ATP synthase subunit gamma, mitochondrial isoform X5, producing MFSRAGVAGLSAWAVQPQWIQVRNMATLKDITRRLKSIKNIQKITKSMKMVAAAKYARAERELKPARVYGVGSLALYEKADIKVPEDKKKHLLIGVSSDRGLCGAIHSSVAKQMKNEVATLTAAGKEVMLVGIGDKIRGILHRTHSDQFLVSFKEVGRKPPTFGDASVIALELLNSGYEFDEGSIIFNRFRSVISYKTEEKPIFSLETVASAESMSIYDDIDADVLRNYQEYSLANIIYYSLKESTTSEQSARMTAMDNASKNASEMIDKLTLTFNRTRQAVITKELIEIISGAAAL from the exons GATCCAAGTTCGAAATATGGCAACTTTAAAAGATA TTACCAGGCGACTAAAGTCAATCAAAAACATCCAGAAAATCACCAAGTCTATGAAAATGGTAGCAGCAGCAAAATATGCCCGAGCTGAGAGGGAGCTGAAACCAGCTCGAGTGTATGGGGTAGGATCTTTGG CTCTGTATGAAAAGGCTGATATTAAGGTGCCTGAAGACAAGAAGAAACACCTCCTTATCGGTGTGTCCTCAGATCGAGGGCTCTGTGGTGCTATTCATTCCTCGGTTGCTAAACAGATGAAAAATGAGGTGGCCACGCTCACAGCAGCTGGGAAAGAAGTCATGCTTGTTGGAATTGGTGATAAAATCAGGGGTATACTTCACAG GACCCACTCTGACCAGTTTCTGGTGTCCTTCAAAGAAGTGGGAAGAAAACCTCCTACTTTTGGAGATGCGTCTGTCATTGCCCTTGAACTCCTAAATTCTGGATATGAATTTGATGAAGGGTCTATCATCTTTAATCGGTTCAG GTCTGTCATCTCCTACAAGACAGAAGAAAAGCCCATCTTTTCCCTTGAAACCGTTGCAAGTGCTG AGAGCATGAGTATCTATGATGATATTGATGCTGACGTGCTGCGGAATTACCAAGAATACAGTTTGGCCAACATCATCTACTATTCTCTAAAGGAATCCACCACGAGTGAGCAAAGTGCCAGGATGACGGCCATGGACAACGCTAGCAAGAACGCTT ctGAGATGATTGACAAACTGACTTTGACGTTCAATCGCACCCGCCAGGCTGTCATCACGAAAGAGCTGATTGAGATCATCTCTGGCGCAGCAGCTCT gtaa
- the ATP5F1C gene encoding ATP synthase subunit gamma, mitochondrial isoform X2: MAACGSNGRVARNGRARSGGRGSEWRIQVRNMATLKDITRRLKSIKNIQKITKSMKMVAAAKYARAERELKPARVYGVGSLALYEKADIKVPEDKKKHLLIGVSSDRGLCGAIHSSVAKQMKNEVATLTAAGKEVMLVGIGDKIRGILHRTHSDQFLVSFKEVGRKPPTFGDASVIALELLNSGYEFDEGSIIFNRFRSVISYKTEEKPIFSLETVASAESMSIYDDIDADVLRNYQEYSLANIIYYSLKESTTSEQSARMTAMDNASKNASEMIDKLTLTFNRTRQAVITKELIEIISGAAAL; encoded by the exons GATCCAAGTTCGAAATATGGCAACTTTAAAAGATA TTACCAGGCGACTAAAGTCAATCAAAAACATCCAGAAAATCACCAAGTCTATGAAAATGGTAGCAGCAGCAAAATATGCCCGAGCTGAGAGGGAGCTGAAACCAGCTCGAGTGTATGGGGTAGGATCTTTGG CTCTGTATGAAAAGGCTGATATTAAGGTGCCTGAAGACAAGAAGAAACACCTCCTTATCGGTGTGTCCTCAGATCGAGGGCTCTGTGGTGCTATTCATTCCTCGGTTGCTAAACAGATGAAAAATGAGGTGGCCACGCTCACAGCAGCTGGGAAAGAAGTCATGCTTGTTGGAATTGGTGATAAAATCAGGGGTATACTTCACAG GACCCACTCTGACCAGTTTCTGGTGTCCTTCAAAGAAGTGGGAAGAAAACCTCCTACTTTTGGAGATGCGTCTGTCATTGCCCTTGAACTCCTAAATTCTGGATATGAATTTGATGAAGGGTCTATCATCTTTAATCGGTTCAG GTCTGTCATCTCCTACAAGACAGAAGAAAAGCCCATCTTTTCCCTTGAAACCGTTGCAAGTGCTG AGAGCATGAGTATCTATGATGATATTGATGCTGACGTGCTGCGGAATTACCAAGAATACAGTTTGGCCAACATCATCTACTATTCTCTAAAGGAATCCACCACGAGTGAGCAAAGTGCCAGGATGACGGCCATGGACAACGCTAGCAAGAACGCTT ctGAGATGATTGACAAACTGACTTTGACGTTCAATCGCACCCGCCAGGCTGTCATCACGAAAGAGCTGATTGAGATCATCTCTGGCGCAGCAGCTCT gtaa
- the ATP5F1C gene encoding ATP synthase subunit gamma, mitochondrial isoform X4 → MFSRAGVAGLSAWAVQPQWIQVRNMATLKDITRRLKSIKNIQKITKSMKMVAAAKYARAERELKPARVYGVGSLALYEKADIKVPEDKKKHLLIGVSSDRGLCGAIHSSVAKQMKNEVATLTAAGKEVMLVGIGDKIRGILHRTHSDQFLVSFKEVGRKPPTFGDASVIALELLNSGYEFDEGSIIFNRFRSVISYKTEEKPIFSLETVASAESMSIYDDIDADVLRNYQEYSLANIIYYSLKESTTSEQSARMTAMDNASKNASEMIDKLTLTFNRTRQAVITKELIEIISGAAALD, encoded by the exons GATCCAAGTTCGAAATATGGCAACTTTAAAAGATA TTACCAGGCGACTAAAGTCAATCAAAAACATCCAGAAAATCACCAAGTCTATGAAAATGGTAGCAGCAGCAAAATATGCCCGAGCTGAGAGGGAGCTGAAACCAGCTCGAGTGTATGGGGTAGGATCTTTGG CTCTGTATGAAAAGGCTGATATTAAGGTGCCTGAAGACAAGAAGAAACACCTCCTTATCGGTGTGTCCTCAGATCGAGGGCTCTGTGGTGCTATTCATTCCTCGGTTGCTAAACAGATGAAAAATGAGGTGGCCACGCTCACAGCAGCTGGGAAAGAAGTCATGCTTGTTGGAATTGGTGATAAAATCAGGGGTATACTTCACAG GACCCACTCTGACCAGTTTCTGGTGTCCTTCAAAGAAGTGGGAAGAAAACCTCCTACTTTTGGAGATGCGTCTGTCATTGCCCTTGAACTCCTAAATTCTGGATATGAATTTGATGAAGGGTCTATCATCTTTAATCGGTTCAG GTCTGTCATCTCCTACAAGACAGAAGAAAAGCCCATCTTTTCCCTTGAAACCGTTGCAAGTGCTG AGAGCATGAGTATCTATGATGATATTGATGCTGACGTGCTGCGGAATTACCAAGAATACAGTTTGGCCAACATCATCTACTATTCTCTAAAGGAATCCACCACGAGTGAGCAAAGTGCCAGGATGACGGCCATGGACAACGCTAGCAAGAACGCTT ctGAGATGATTGACAAACTGACTTTGACGTTCAATCGCACCCGCCAGGCTGTCATCACGAAAGAGCTGATTGAGATCATCTCTGGCGCAGCAGCTCT GGATTAA
- the ATP5F1C gene encoding ATP synthase subunit gamma, mitochondrial isoform X1, whose product MAACGSNGRVARNGRARSGGRGSEWRIQVRNMATLKDITRRLKSIKNIQKITKSMKMVAAAKYARAERELKPARVYGVGSLALYEKADIKVPEDKKKHLLIGVSSDRGLCGAIHSSVAKQMKNEVATLTAAGKEVMLVGIGDKIRGILHRTHSDQFLVSFKEVGRKPPTFGDASVIALELLNSGYEFDEGSIIFNRFRSVISYKTEEKPIFSLETVASAESMSIYDDIDADVLRNYQEYSLANIIYYSLKESTTSEQSARMTAMDNASKNASEMIDKLTLTFNRTRQAVITKELIEIISGAAALD is encoded by the exons GATCCAAGTTCGAAATATGGCAACTTTAAAAGATA TTACCAGGCGACTAAAGTCAATCAAAAACATCCAGAAAATCACCAAGTCTATGAAAATGGTAGCAGCAGCAAAATATGCCCGAGCTGAGAGGGAGCTGAAACCAGCTCGAGTGTATGGGGTAGGATCTTTGG CTCTGTATGAAAAGGCTGATATTAAGGTGCCTGAAGACAAGAAGAAACACCTCCTTATCGGTGTGTCCTCAGATCGAGGGCTCTGTGGTGCTATTCATTCCTCGGTTGCTAAACAGATGAAAAATGAGGTGGCCACGCTCACAGCAGCTGGGAAAGAAGTCATGCTTGTTGGAATTGGTGATAAAATCAGGGGTATACTTCACAG GACCCACTCTGACCAGTTTCTGGTGTCCTTCAAAGAAGTGGGAAGAAAACCTCCTACTTTTGGAGATGCGTCTGTCATTGCCCTTGAACTCCTAAATTCTGGATATGAATTTGATGAAGGGTCTATCATCTTTAATCGGTTCAG GTCTGTCATCTCCTACAAGACAGAAGAAAAGCCCATCTTTTCCCTTGAAACCGTTGCAAGTGCTG AGAGCATGAGTATCTATGATGATATTGATGCTGACGTGCTGCGGAATTACCAAGAATACAGTTTGGCCAACATCATCTACTATTCTCTAAAGGAATCCACCACGAGTGAGCAAAGTGCCAGGATGACGGCCATGGACAACGCTAGCAAGAACGCTT ctGAGATGATTGACAAACTGACTTTGACGTTCAATCGCACCCGCCAGGCTGTCATCACGAAAGAGCTGATTGAGATCATCTCTGGCGCAGCAGCTCT GGATTAA
- the ATP5F1C gene encoding ATP synthase subunit gamma, mitochondrial isoform X6: protein MFSRAGVAGLSAWAVQPQWIQVRNMATLKDITRRLKSIKNIQKITKSMKMVAAAKYARAERELKPARVYGVGSLALYEKADIKVPEDKKKHLLIGVSSDRGLCGAIHSSVAKQMKNEVATLTAAGKEVMLVGIGDKIRGILHRTHSDQFLVSFKEVGRKPPTFGDASVIALELLNSGYEFDEGSIIFNRFRSVISYKTEEKPIFSLETVASAESMSIYDDIDADVLRNYQEYSLANIIYYSLKESTTSEQSARMTAMDNASKNASEMIDKLTLTFNRTRQAVITKELIEIISGAAAL, encoded by the exons GATCCAAGTTCGAAATATGGCAACTTTAAAAGATA TTACCAGGCGACTAAAGTCAATCAAAAACATCCAGAAAATCACCAAGTCTATGAAAATGGTAGCAGCAGCAAAATATGCCCGAGCTGAGAGGGAGCTGAAACCAGCTCGAGTGTATGGGGTAGGATCTTTGG CTCTGTATGAAAAGGCTGATATTAAGGTGCCTGAAGACAAGAAGAAACACCTCCTTATCGGTGTGTCCTCAGATCGAGGGCTCTGTGGTGCTATTCATTCCTCGGTTGCTAAACAGATGAAAAATGAGGTGGCCACGCTCACAGCAGCTGGGAAAGAAGTCATGCTTGTTGGAATTGGTGATAAAATCAGGGGTATACTTCACAG GACCCACTCTGACCAGTTTCTGGTGTCCTTCAAAGAAGTGGGAAGAAAACCTCCTACTTTTGGAGATGCGTCTGTCATTGCCCTTGAACTCCTAAATTCTGGATATGAATTTGATGAAGGGTCTATCATCTTTAATCGGTTCAG GTCTGTCATCTCCTACAAGACAGAAGAAAAGCCCATCTTTTCCCTTGAAACCGTTGCAAGTGCTG AGAGCATGAGTATCTATGATGATATTGATGCTGACGTGCTGCGGAATTACCAAGAATACAGTTTGGCCAACATCATCTACTATTCTCTAAAGGAATCCACCACGAGTGAGCAAAGTGCCAGGATGACGGCCATGGACAACGCTAGCAAGAACGCTT ctGAGATGATTGACAAACTGACTTTGACGTTCAATCGCACCCGCCAGGCTGTCATCACGAAAGAGCTGATTGAGATCATCTCTGGCGCAGCAGCTCTGTAA
- the ATP5F1C gene encoding ATP synthase subunit gamma, mitochondrial isoform X3 has translation MAACGSNGRVARNGRARSGGRGSEWRIQVRNMATLKDITRRLKSIKNIQKITKSMKMVAAAKYARAERELKPARVYGVGSLALYEKADIKVPEDKKKHLLIGVSSDRGLCGAIHSSVAKQMKNEVATLTAAGKEVMLVGIGDKIRGILHRTHSDQFLVSFKEVGRKPPTFGDASVIALELLNSGYEFDEGSIIFNRFRSVISYKTEEKPIFSLETVASAESMSIYDDIDADVLRNYQEYSLANIIYYSLKESTTSEQSARMTAMDNASKNASEMIDKLTLTFNRTRQAVITKELIEIISGAAAL, from the exons GATCCAAGTTCGAAATATGGCAACTTTAAAAGATA TTACCAGGCGACTAAAGTCAATCAAAAACATCCAGAAAATCACCAAGTCTATGAAAATGGTAGCAGCAGCAAAATATGCCCGAGCTGAGAGGGAGCTGAAACCAGCTCGAGTGTATGGGGTAGGATCTTTGG CTCTGTATGAAAAGGCTGATATTAAGGTGCCTGAAGACAAGAAGAAACACCTCCTTATCGGTGTGTCCTCAGATCGAGGGCTCTGTGGTGCTATTCATTCCTCGGTTGCTAAACAGATGAAAAATGAGGTGGCCACGCTCACAGCAGCTGGGAAAGAAGTCATGCTTGTTGGAATTGGTGATAAAATCAGGGGTATACTTCACAG GACCCACTCTGACCAGTTTCTGGTGTCCTTCAAAGAAGTGGGAAGAAAACCTCCTACTTTTGGAGATGCGTCTGTCATTGCCCTTGAACTCCTAAATTCTGGATATGAATTTGATGAAGGGTCTATCATCTTTAATCGGTTCAG GTCTGTCATCTCCTACAAGACAGAAGAAAAGCCCATCTTTTCCCTTGAAACCGTTGCAAGTGCTG AGAGCATGAGTATCTATGATGATATTGATGCTGACGTGCTGCGGAATTACCAAGAATACAGTTTGGCCAACATCATCTACTATTCTCTAAAGGAATCCACCACGAGTGAGCAAAGTGCCAGGATGACGGCCATGGACAACGCTAGCAAGAACGCTT ctGAGATGATTGACAAACTGACTTTGACGTTCAATCGCACCCGCCAGGCTGTCATCACGAAAGAGCTGATTGAGATCATCTCTGGCGCAGCAGCTCTGTAA